Proteins encoded in a region of the Panicum hallii strain FIL2 chromosome 3, PHallii_v3.1, whole genome shotgun sequence genome:
- the LOC112884306 gene encoding peroxisome biogenesis protein 2, whose protein sequence is MPNVEFAAASDGPPPQDAWHAEFQRLVPLWESLRDTSKVIIPISISRVNQFDAARLDVEMSAMLKEQLVKVFSLMKPGLLFQYEPELDAFLEFLIWRFSIWVDKPTPGNALMNLRYRDERAAPITGKEVRTGLEGPGLSVSQKIFYCISFVGGQYIWSRLQSFSAFRRWGASEQRPLARRTWSLVQNAEGLYRAASFFNLLLFLYGGRYKTIVDRILKARLVYESPNMNRAVSFEYMNRQLVWNEFSEMLLLLLPLLNSSSVKKFLLPFSKDNSAGFSGDEADCPICRSSPSIPFVAVPCQHRYCYYCLRTRCSATSSYRCPRCNEVVVAIQRQGSV, encoded by the exons ATGCCCAACGTTGAGTTCGCCGCTGCTTCGGACGGGCCTCCGCCACAGGACGCATGGCACGCCGAGTTTCAACGCCTCGTCCCGCTGTGGGAGTCGCTGCGCGATACATCCAAG GTCATTATCCCAATTTCAATATCTAGGGTGAACCAGTTTGATGCTGCAAGGCTAGATGTTGAGATGTCTGCCATGTTGAAAGAGCAGCTAGTCAAAGTGTTCTCTTTAATGAAG CCAGGACTCTTATTCCAATATGAGCCTGAACTCGATGCTTTCCTCGAATTCCTCATCTGGAGGTTCTCAATTTGGGTTGACAAGCCAACCCCAGGCAATGCACTGATGAACCTAAGGTATAGAGATGAGCGGGCAGCGCCCATCACTGGAAAAGAAG TAAGAACAGGTTTGGAAGGACCTGGGCTTTCTGTTTCTCAAAAGATATTTTATTGTATTAGCTTTGTTGGTGGCCAATATATATGGTCAAGATTGCAGTCTTTTTCTGCTTTCCGTCGATGGGGTGCTTCTGAACAG AGACCACTAGCACGCCGCACCTGGAGTTTAGTGCAGAATGCTGAAGGATTGTACAGAGCCGCTTCATTCTTTAACCTGTTATTGTTCCTTTATGGTGGAAG GTACAAAACTATTGTAGATAGAATTCTGAAAGCAAGACTTGTTTACGAGAGCCCCAACATGAATAGAGCTGTTAGCTTTGAGTACATGAATCGGCAGCTAGTTTGGAATGAGTTTTCG GAAATGTTGCTTTTGCTTCTTCCACTCTTAAACTCATCCTCAGTAAAGAAGTTCCTTCTCCCTTTCTCCAAAGATAACTCGGCAGGTTTTTCTGGTGATGAAGCAGATTGTCCTATATGTCGGTCCAGTCCTAGCATTCCTTTTGTAGCTGTTCCATGTCAACACAG GTACTGCTATTATTGTCTACGCACACGGTGTTCAGCTACGAGTTCTTATAGATGCCCACGCTGTAACGAGGTGGTTGTTGCAATTCAAAGACAAGGATCAGTTTAG